A window from Oreochromis aureus strain Israel breed Guangdong linkage group 16, ZZ_aureus, whole genome shotgun sequence encodes these proteins:
- the si:ch211-184m13.4 gene encoding G-protein coupled receptor 183: protein MAGGNMTLDSVAVPSNQSSCDVFVYQRAAVVLFPIFYSVVFIISTCGNSLVLRVICQRKQKFNSTSIYLVNLALSDALFTLALPGRITYYIRHFDWPFGDLLCKVTTLLFFTNTYAGIGFMTCISLDRYLAMVHPHRLQCLRSVKVVRRVCCLVWALVFLEVAPLLFRSMLHEHQGRRTCMEYFNFEGSRFTPYLLLLACVVSFCCPLTIIMCCYAKINIKLRDAAKKNSVTGRSRRNHRANTIILLILLTFIVCFSPYHINVIQFMARKIHHQPTCEELRAFKVSLQITVSLMNFNCCLDPVIYFFAIKTYKKRVMSLFKDYLYTSGASSKMTAENSSSNT, encoded by the exons ATGGCTGGTGGAAACATGACCCTGGACTCTGTTGCAGTTCCATCAAaccagagcagctgtgatgtGTTTGTGTACCAAAGAGCCGCAGTGGTCCTTTTCCCCATTTTCTACTCTGTGGTATTCATCATCAGCACATGCGGCAACAGTTTGGTTCTCCGTGTCATCTGCCAGAGAAAACAGAAGTTCAACTCCACCTCCATTTATCTGGTCAACCTTGCTTTATCTGATGCTCTGTTCACACTGGCACTTCCTGGGAGAATTACCTACTACATCCGTCACTTTGACTGGCCTTTTGGTGACCTTCTCTGCAAAGTGACCACGCTTCTTTTCTttacaaacacatatgcag GTATCGGCTTCATGACCTGCATCAGCTTGGACAGATACCTGGCCATGGTGCATCCACACCGGCTGCAGTGTTTGAGGAGTGTAAAGGTTGTTCGAAGGGTGTGCTGCCTGGTCTGGGCTCTAGTGTTTCTGGAGGTGGCGCCTCTGCTGTTCCGCAGCATGCTGCACGAGCATCAGGGAAGACGAACCTGCATGGAGTACTTCAACTTCGAGGGCTCCCGCTTCACTCCGTATCTCCTGCTTCTGGCGTGCGTCGTGTCCTTCTGCTGCCCGCTTACCATTATCATGTGCTGCTACGCCAAGATCAACATTAAACTGCGAGATGCAGCTAAGAAGAACTCTGTAACTGGTCGCTCAAGGAGGAATCACAGGGCCAACACTATTATTCTGCTGATCCTCCTCACCTTCATCGTATGTTTTAGCCCTTATCACATCAATGTCATCCAGTTTATGGCCAGAAAAATACACCACCAGCCAACCTGTGAAGAACTGAGAGCCTTTAAGGTGTCTTTACAG ATTACCGTTTCGTTAATGAACTTCAACTGCTGCTTGGATCCAGTCATCTACTTTTTTGCCATTAAGACATACAAGAAGAGGGTGATGAGCCTGTTTAAAGACTATCTCTATACTTCCGGCGCCTCCTCCAAAATGACAGCtgagaacagcagcagcaacacctgA